One genomic window of Corallococcus caeni includes the following:
- a CDS encoding DUF4920 domain-containing protein, with amino-acid sequence MHMLRTALVMLVAAPLVALAADKTPAPAKAKAEAASSDCHHPADAKTPEAAKAASTGWTLTRGEPLKGEPTVKLAELLAKPQAHDGKVVRVEGQVRKACEKKGCWLELAQDAKSPGVRVTFKDYGFFVPLDSAGSQARVEGVVKVAELSDAHAKHYEAEGAIVPRGTDGKPREVQLVASGVELRR; translated from the coding sequence ATGCACATGCTCCGCACCGCCCTCGTGATGCTGGTCGCCGCTCCCCTCGTGGCCCTCGCGGCGGACAAGACGCCCGCGCCCGCCAAGGCCAAGGCCGAAGCCGCGTCGAGCGACTGCCACCACCCCGCCGACGCGAAGACGCCCGAGGCCGCCAAGGCCGCCAGCACCGGCTGGACGCTCACCCGCGGAGAGCCCCTCAAGGGCGAGCCCACGGTGAAGCTCGCGGAGCTGCTCGCGAAGCCCCAGGCCCACGACGGCAAGGTCGTGCGCGTGGAGGGCCAGGTGCGCAAGGCGTGTGAGAAGAAGGGCTGCTGGCTGGAGCTGGCCCAGGACGCCAAGAGCCCCGGCGTGCGCGTGACGTTCAAGGACTACGGCTTCTTCGTCCCGCTGGACTCCGCGGGCTCGCAGGCGCGCGTGGAGGGCGTGGTGAAGGTCGCGGAGCTGAGCGACGCCCACGCGAAGCACTACGAGGCGGAAGGCGCCATCGTCCCGCGCGGCACCGACGGCAAGCCCCGCGAGGTGCAGCTCGTGGCCTCCGGCGTCGAGCTGCGCCGCTAG
- a CDS encoding DUF2752 domain-containing protein has protein sequence MKVTIPAPNRRVGTFEWLGIVGLGGLLVGRYIPVARIIPFWGCVLREHTGWPCLGCGLTRVADRVAHFNIPGAWEANPLGTVCALLFALAAVVTALHFLFALPIPEVELDEREWRWVRIAFPLVLLVNYAYVVVHTRFPHLLS, from the coding sequence ATGAAGGTCACCATTCCCGCTCCCAACCGCCGGGTGGGCACATTCGAATGGCTCGGCATCGTCGGACTCGGGGGGCTGCTCGTGGGCCGCTACATCCCCGTGGCCCGCATCATCCCGTTCTGGGGCTGTGTGCTGCGCGAGCACACAGGCTGGCCCTGCCTGGGCTGTGGGCTCACCCGCGTGGCGGACCGCGTCGCGCACTTCAACATCCCGGGCGCCTGGGAGGCCAACCCCCTGGGCACCGTGTGCGCGCTGCTGTTCGCGCTGGCCGCGGTGGTGACGGCCCTGCACTTCCTCTTCGCGCTGCCCATCCCGGAGGTGGAGCTGGACGAGCGCGAGTGGCGGTGGGTGCGCATCGCGTTCCCGCTGGTGTTGCTGGTCAATTACGCCTACGTCGTGGTGCACACCCGTTTCCCGCACCTGCTGTCCTGA
- the plsY gene encoding glycerol-3-phosphate 1-O-acyltransferase PlsY, with the protein MLSAFLLLGYLCGSVPFGVLLTRWLRGVDVRASGSGNIGATNVTRVAGKKLGAVVLLLDALKAVLPVGLAVYFMPGDARAHALVGLAAVLGHVYPVWLKLQGGKGVATALGVLVVLVPEAALAGAIIYGLVVARWRVSSVGSLSAAVVAIATAFLTARSREYVLLTAGLFVLMLWTHRSNLQRLARRSENRL; encoded by the coding sequence GTGCTCTCCGCCTTCCTCCTGCTGGGCTACCTCTGCGGCTCCGTCCCCTTCGGCGTGCTGCTGACGCGGTGGCTACGCGGGGTGGACGTGCGCGCCAGCGGCAGCGGCAACATCGGCGCCACCAACGTCACGCGCGTCGCCGGCAAGAAGCTGGGCGCGGTGGTGCTGCTGCTGGACGCGCTCAAGGCCGTGCTCCCCGTAGGACTGGCCGTGTACTTCATGCCCGGGGACGCGCGGGCGCACGCGCTGGTGGGCCTGGCCGCGGTGCTGGGGCACGTGTACCCGGTGTGGCTCAAGCTCCAGGGCGGCAAGGGTGTGGCCACCGCGCTGGGCGTGCTGGTGGTGCTGGTGCCCGAGGCGGCGCTCGCCGGGGCCATCATCTACGGGCTGGTGGTGGCCCGGTGGCGCGTGAGCTCCGTGGGCTCGCTGTCCGCGGCGGTGGTCGCCATCGCCACCGCGTTCCTCACCGCGCGCTCCCGCGAGTACGTGCTGCTCACCGCGGGGCTATTCGTCCTGATGCTCTGGACGCACCGGAGCAACCTCCAGCGACTCGCCCGGCGCTCCGAGAACCGGCTTTGA
- a CDS encoding THUMP domain-containing class I SAM-dependent RNA methyltransferase: MAERLALFATAARGTEDLLAEELKELGAKRIRQDRGGVRFMAALDEALNVCLWSRIAMRVLYPLGEFDAHGAQGLYDAVASVPWEEHLTTNVTFAVDANLKDTEHAHSGFVALKVKDAIVDRLREKLGSRPDVDTRNPDVSVVAHLVKEKLSLSLDLCGDPLHRRGYRVRPTPAPLKENLAAALLRAAGYTGTEALVDPMCGSGTIVIEGGLIARKRAPGINRTFAVERWPHLGTRAKELLADLRADARRNERKVEVPILGFDKSDEALEAADRNVKAARLGEEIQLAEGDATKLPPLPEGGGLILTNPPYGDRLGSGGQKGMKTFYFKLGDSLRALQGWRVWVLSGNPAFESAFHAHPMARRDVWNGPIPCTLLGYRAPTPRPGSKPVLGAPGESLEVAPVRPEHQDE, encoded by the coding sequence ATGGCTGAACGTCTTGCCCTATTCGCCACCGCCGCGCGTGGCACCGAGGACCTGCTCGCCGAGGAGCTGAAGGAGCTTGGCGCGAAGCGCATCCGCCAGGACCGAGGCGGCGTGCGCTTCATGGCCGCGCTCGACGAGGCCCTCAACGTCTGCCTCTGGTCCCGCATCGCCATGCGCGTGCTCTACCCGCTGGGCGAGTTCGACGCGCACGGCGCCCAGGGGCTCTACGACGCCGTGGCCAGCGTGCCGTGGGAGGAGCACCTCACGACGAACGTGACGTTCGCGGTGGACGCGAACCTGAAGGACACCGAGCACGCGCACTCCGGCTTCGTGGCCCTGAAGGTGAAGGACGCCATCGTGGACCGCCTGCGCGAAAAGCTGGGCTCGCGGCCGGACGTGGACACGCGCAACCCGGACGTGTCCGTGGTGGCGCACCTGGTGAAGGAGAAGCTGTCCCTCTCCCTGGACCTGTGCGGTGACCCGCTGCACCGGCGCGGCTACCGCGTGCGCCCCACCCCCGCGCCCCTGAAGGAGAACCTGGCCGCGGCCCTCCTGCGCGCGGCGGGCTACACCGGCACGGAGGCGCTGGTGGACCCCATGTGCGGCTCGGGCACCATCGTCATCGAGGGCGGCCTCATCGCGCGCAAGCGGGCCCCCGGCATCAACCGGACCTTCGCGGTGGAGCGCTGGCCGCACCTGGGCACGCGCGCGAAGGAGCTGCTCGCGGACCTGCGCGCGGACGCGCGGCGCAACGAGCGCAAGGTGGAGGTCCCCATCCTCGGCTTCGACAAGAGCGATGAGGCCCTGGAGGCCGCGGATCGCAACGTGAAGGCGGCGCGGCTGGGAGAGGAGATCCAGCTCGCGGAGGGCGACGCGACGAAGCTTCCGCCCCTGCCGGAGGGTGGCGGGCTCATCCTCACCAACCCGCCCTATGGCGACCGGCTCGGCTCCGGCGGCCAGAAGGGCATGAAGACCTTCTACTTCAAGCTGGGTGACTCGCTGCGTGCGCTCCAGGGCTGGCGCGTCTGGGTGCTGTCCGGCAACCCCGCCTTCGAGAGCGCCTTCCACGCGCATCCCATGGCCCGGCGCGACGTGTGGAACGGCCCCATCCCCTGCACGCTCCTGGGCTACCGCGCCCCGACGCCGCGCCCCGGCTCAAAGCCGGTTCTCGGAGCGCCGGGCGAGTCGCTGGAGGTTGCTCCGGTGCGTCCAGAGCATCAGGACGAATAG
- a CDS encoding antibiotic biosynthesis monooxygenase family protein → MIVAITRFRASPEEADGWVHRLQERSRRVDGHAGFLGLEVLRSFERSPEILLVTRWKDRDSMRAYFQSEDFQRAKGASASQEDATFTMYEVVAT, encoded by the coding sequence ATGATCGTCGCCATCACCCGCTTCCGCGCGTCCCCCGAAGAGGCCGACGGCTGGGTCCACCGGCTCCAGGAGCGCTCACGGCGCGTGGACGGCCACGCGGGCTTCCTGGGCCTGGAGGTGCTGCGGTCGTTCGAGCGCTCGCCTGAAATCCTGCTCGTCACGCGCTGGAAGGACCGGGACTCCATGCGGGCCTACTTCCAGTCGGAGGACTTCCAGCGGGCGAAGGGGGCCAGCGCGTCCCAGGAGGACGCCACCTTCACGATGTACGAGGTAGTGGCCACCTGA
- a CDS encoding FtsK/SpoIIIE family DNA translocase, whose translation MTAAKKGGRGEKAVLSRQEIATRRKALNNKKMKAPGAASPAKRALIGVFILAASLLALLAVATFDAHDRVGPGFHNAVGPMGHLIAEALRGALGVCAYLIPAGGIYTAVVLFVGNRERRRLPQIISLALLTCSVSVLAQLMFAKDKGWAHPPGGALGASLGGLMEGMFSTVGTIILVTAISAAALIVGTQYTFFKLCSLVWAGLTVLGRRVSEAAHVFWEQQKVNYAARQERLAQEKEEEAAFLAELEAEEEELSEAERLAAEAEAAEAEALAEEAVRLARQNEKEQLANAKKALKEQKDREKLEKKLTRDEPPEEQDDASDEQPALPPERAERRSPGADPAWAASFLAPQPQLPANADAAEPPRRARKTPQIVTPPAAPSTPPVPAAELEPVAKPVAAEKPAAAAPGNALIPAPPAALARMPLIVEPKAPPKPSAVKRPQDQFEFVGDRKSFSLPPLDVLEADKKERSALDKDAFLVTAEKLRAKLADFGIVGEVVEIRPGPVVTMYEFLPGPGIKVSKIAALQDDLAMAMEAMRVRIVAPIPGKGVVGIEVPNRDRETVFLKEIAEQDTFQKSSSKLTMCVGKDIEGMPYVFDLVKAPHLLIAGTTGSGKSVAVNSMIMSILLKATPEEVRFIMVDPKMLELSVYEGIPHLLLPVVTDPKKAALALRWAVEEMERRYQMLSEAGVRNIAGFNKLVETQASEEKPAAAPAAKKKTKPKKMFVVDVEGSTVPAPASASDGLGVAAPREDDEDLREAIVSESAPNLEADGEEDAEFEEDGDESTPVEAASPEKKELKKLPYIVVIIDELADLMMVASREVETYVARLAQMARAAGIHLMVATQRPSTDVVTGIIKANFPTRISFMLRSKPDSMTILGTVGAEALLGMGDMLIMPPTSAHLQRVHGAYVSEQEIKKAVDHLKAQGKPVFDESILKPRDDEGEGGGGEEDELSDELYDQALAAVSEMRSVSISMLQRKMRIGYNRAARMIERMERDGVVGPADGAKPREVLLRGLGDMPGAGAM comes from the coding sequence ATGACAGCGGCAAAGAAGGGTGGCCGGGGGGAGAAGGCGGTGCTCTCCCGGCAGGAGATCGCGACGCGCCGCAAGGCGCTCAACAACAAGAAGATGAAGGCTCCGGGCGCGGCGAGCCCCGCCAAGCGGGCGCTCATCGGCGTCTTCATCCTGGCCGCCTCGTTGCTGGCCTTGCTGGCGGTCGCCACGTTCGACGCGCATGACCGGGTGGGGCCTGGCTTCCACAACGCGGTGGGCCCCATGGGCCACCTCATCGCGGAGGCCCTGCGCGGCGCGCTGGGCGTGTGCGCCTACCTCATCCCCGCGGGTGGCATCTACACCGCCGTGGTGCTCTTCGTGGGCAACCGCGAGCGGCGCCGCCTGCCGCAGATCATCTCCCTGGCGCTGCTCACCTGCAGCGTGTCCGTGCTCGCGCAGCTCATGTTCGCCAAGGACAAGGGCTGGGCCCACCCGCCCGGCGGCGCGCTGGGCGCCAGCCTGGGCGGCCTGATGGAGGGGATGTTCTCCACCGTCGGCACCATCATCCTCGTCACCGCCATCAGCGCGGCGGCGCTCATCGTCGGCACCCAGTACACGTTCTTCAAGCTGTGCTCGCTGGTGTGGGCCGGCCTCACCGTGCTGGGCCGCCGCGTCTCCGAGGCCGCGCACGTCTTCTGGGAGCAGCAGAAGGTCAACTACGCGGCCCGCCAGGAGCGGCTCGCGCAGGAGAAGGAAGAGGAGGCCGCGTTCCTCGCGGAGCTGGAGGCCGAGGAGGAGGAGCTCTCCGAGGCCGAGCGCCTGGCCGCCGAGGCCGAGGCCGCCGAGGCCGAGGCCCTGGCCGAGGAGGCCGTGCGCCTGGCCCGGCAGAACGAGAAGGAGCAGCTCGCCAACGCGAAGAAGGCGCTCAAGGAGCAGAAGGACCGCGAGAAGCTGGAGAAGAAGCTCACCCGCGACGAGCCGCCCGAGGAGCAGGACGACGCCTCCGACGAGCAGCCCGCGCTGCCGCCCGAGCGCGCCGAGCGCCGCTCCCCCGGGGCCGACCCCGCCTGGGCCGCGTCCTTCCTCGCCCCCCAGCCGCAGCTGCCCGCCAACGCGGACGCCGCCGAGCCGCCCCGCCGCGCACGCAAGACGCCGCAGATCGTCACCCCGCCCGCCGCCCCGTCCACGCCCCCGGTGCCCGCCGCGGAGCTCGAGCCCGTCGCCAAGCCCGTGGCCGCGGAGAAGCCCGCCGCCGCCGCGCCGGGCAACGCCCTCATCCCCGCGCCGCCCGCCGCGCTGGCGCGCATGCCGCTCATCGTGGAGCCCAAGGCGCCGCCCAAGCCCTCCGCCGTGAAGCGGCCGCAGGACCAGTTCGAGTTCGTGGGTGACCGCAAGAGCTTCTCCCTGCCGCCGCTGGACGTGCTGGAGGCGGACAAGAAGGAGCGCTCCGCGCTGGACAAGGACGCGTTCCTCGTCACGGCGGAGAAGCTGCGCGCGAAGCTGGCGGACTTCGGCATCGTGGGCGAGGTGGTGGAGATCCGCCCCGGCCCCGTCGTCACCATGTACGAGTTCCTGCCCGGGCCCGGCATCAAGGTCAGCAAGATCGCCGCGCTCCAGGACGACCTGGCCATGGCGATGGAGGCCATGCGCGTGCGCATCGTCGCCCCCATCCCCGGCAAGGGCGTGGTGGGCATCGAAGTCCCCAACCGCGACCGCGAGACGGTGTTCCTCAAGGAGATCGCCGAACAGGACACGTTCCAGAAGAGCAGCAGCAAGCTCACCATGTGCGTGGGCAAGGACATCGAAGGCATGCCGTACGTCTTCGACCTGGTGAAGGCTCCCCACCTGCTCATCGCGGGCACCACCGGCTCCGGCAAGTCCGTGGCGGTGAACTCGATGATCATGAGCATCCTCCTCAAGGCCACGCCCGAGGAGGTCCGCTTCATCATGGTGGACCCGAAGATGCTGGAGCTCTCCGTGTACGAGGGCATCCCGCACCTGCTGCTCCCCGTCGTCACCGACCCCAAGAAGGCCGCGCTCGCGCTGCGCTGGGCGGTGGAGGAGATGGAGCGCCGCTACCAGATGCTGTCCGAGGCGGGCGTGCGCAACATCGCCGGCTTCAACAAGCTGGTGGAGACGCAGGCGTCGGAGGAGAAGCCCGCCGCCGCGCCCGCCGCGAAGAAGAAGACGAAGCCCAAGAAGATGTTCGTCGTGGACGTGGAGGGCAGCACCGTGCCCGCCCCCGCTTCCGCCAGCGACGGGCTGGGCGTGGCCGCGCCGCGAGAGGACGACGAAGACCTGCGCGAGGCCATCGTCTCCGAGTCCGCTCCCAACCTGGAGGCCGACGGCGAGGAGGACGCGGAGTTCGAGGAGGACGGCGACGAGTCCACGCCGGTGGAGGCCGCCTCCCCGGAGAAGAAGGAGCTCAAGAAGCTGCCCTACATCGTGGTCATCATCGACGAGCTCGCGGACCTCATGATGGTCGCGAGCCGCGAGGTGGAGACCTACGTCGCACGCCTCGCGCAGATGGCGCGTGCGGCCGGCATCCACCTGATGGTCGCGACGCAGCGTCCGTCCACGGACGTCGTCACCGGCATCATCAAGGCCAACTTCCCCACGCGCATCAGCTTCATGCTGCGCTCGAAGCCGGACTCGATGACGATCCTCGGGACGGTGGGCGCGGAGGCCCTCCTGGGCATGGGCGACATGCTCATCATGCCGCCCACGAGCGCGCACCTGCAGCGCGTGCACGGCGCCTACGTCTCCGAGCAGGAAATCAAGAAGGCGGTGGACCACCTCAAGGCCCAGGGCAAGCCCGTCTTCGACGAGTCCATCCTCAAGCCGCGCGACGACGAGGGCGAGGGCGGCGGTGGCGAGGAGGACGAGCTGTCCGACGAGCTCTACGACCAGGCGCTCGCGGCGGTCAGCGAGATGCGCTCCGTCTCCATCTCCATGCTCCAGCGCAAGATGCGCATCGGCTACAACCGCGCGGCGCGCATGATCGAGCGCATGGAGCGCGACGGCGTGGTGGGCCCCGCGGACGGCGCCAAGCCCCGCGAGGTCCTGCTGCGCGGCCTGGGCGACATGCCCGGCGCCGGGGCGATGTAG
- a CDS encoding zf-TFIIB domain-containing protein: MSDLSPDKPSHNEDDYFAREEIEAKRKLAIQQSKEMAAQQRESLKQLHYMKCPKCGMDLQTLKDGNVELESCFNCHGVWLDAGELEQVIKQHGHEGSGKVMGAILNLFKRTPSVSSP, from the coding sequence ATGTCCGACCTGAGCCCCGACAAGCCCTCCCACAACGAAGACGACTACTTCGCGCGCGAGGAGATTGAAGCCAAGCGCAAGCTGGCCATCCAGCAGTCCAAGGAGATGGCCGCGCAGCAGCGCGAGTCGCTCAAGCAGCTGCACTACATGAAGTGCCCCAAGTGCGGCATGGACCTGCAGACGCTCAAGGACGGCAACGTGGAGCTGGAGAGCTGCTTCAACTGCCACGGCGTCTGGCTGGACGCGGGCGAGCTGGAGCAGGTCATCAAGCAGCACGGCCACGAGGGCAGCGGCAAGGTGATGGGCGCCATCCTCAACCTGTTCAAGCGCACGCCGTCCGTGTCGTCCCCGTAG
- the gatC gene encoding Asp-tRNA(Asn)/Glu-tRNA(Gln) amidotransferase subunit GatC has product MALTLEQVRHVATLARLSLTPQEEERYATQLSAVLDAVAELEALDVSQVEPTSHATLASSLLREDVLRPSLSPEAGLANAPAKVGTAFAVPKILE; this is encoded by the coding sequence ATGGCCCTCACGCTCGAGCAGGTCCGGCACGTGGCCACCCTGGCGCGGCTGTCGCTGACGCCGCAGGAGGAGGAGCGCTACGCCACCCAGCTGTCCGCGGTCCTGGACGCGGTGGCGGAGCTGGAAGCGCTCGACGTGAGCCAGGTGGAGCCCACCTCCCACGCGACGCTCGCGTCCTCGCTGTTGCGCGAGGACGTGCTGCGTCCGTCGCTGTCCCCGGAAGCCGGGCTCGCCAACGCGCCGGCGAAGGTGGGCACCGCCTTCGCGGTCCCGAAGATTTTGGAGTAG
- the gatA gene encoding Asp-tRNA(Asn)/Glu-tRNA(Gln) amidotransferase subunit GatA, whose amino-acid sequence MSSLTDLSMLELAAKLASREVSSVEATRASLQRIAQVDPKVRAFLRVDEPGALKAAEASDARREAGSPLSALDGVPVGLKDIFLTEGVETTCASRVLEGFVPPYDATVVRLLKEAGLPLVGKLNMDEFAMGSSNESSAYFPTHNPWDLTRTPGGSSGGSAAAVAAREVFGALGTDTGGSIRQPAALTNTVGLKPTYGRVSRYGVIAFASSLDQPGPMARTVGDTAALFQLIARHDPLDSTSADVETPDCLTGLEDGVRGLKLGVPREYFAEGMDPEVAGTLRASLEELEKLGATLVDVSLPHTKYALATYYLLASSEASSNLARYDGIRYGQRAKDARGLKELYTQTRGQGFGAEVKRRIMLGTYALSAGYYDAYYLRAQKVRTLIREDFTKVFQQVDAIVSPTSPVPAFKLGAKVDDPLSMYLMDVYTLPCNLAGLPGLSVPCGFTQAGLPIGMQLLGRPFDEARLLRIARAFEREHDFFRRAAPV is encoded by the coding sequence ATGTCGTCGCTCACCGACCTGTCGATGCTGGAGCTGGCGGCGAAGCTGGCTTCGCGTGAGGTGTCCTCCGTGGAGGCCACCCGCGCGAGCCTCCAGCGCATCGCCCAGGTGGACCCGAAGGTGCGCGCCTTCCTGCGCGTGGACGAGCCCGGGGCGCTCAAGGCCGCCGAGGCCAGCGACGCGCGTCGCGAGGCGGGCAGTCCGCTGAGCGCGCTCGACGGCGTGCCCGTGGGCCTCAAGGACATCTTCCTCACGGAAGGCGTGGAGACCACCTGCGCCTCGCGCGTCCTGGAGGGCTTCGTCCCGCCCTACGACGCCACCGTGGTGCGCCTGCTGAAGGAGGCAGGCCTGCCGCTCGTGGGCAAGCTGAACATGGACGAGTTCGCCATGGGCTCGTCCAACGAATCGAGCGCGTACTTCCCCACCCACAACCCGTGGGACCTGACGCGCACGCCGGGCGGCTCGTCCGGTGGCTCGGCGGCGGCGGTGGCGGCGCGCGAGGTGTTCGGCGCGCTGGGCACCGACACGGGCGGCTCCATCCGCCAGCCCGCGGCGCTCACCAACACCGTGGGGCTCAAGCCCACGTATGGCCGGGTGTCTCGCTACGGCGTCATCGCCTTCGCCTCGTCGTTGGATCAGCCGGGCCCCATGGCGCGCACGGTGGGGGACACCGCGGCGCTGTTCCAGCTCATCGCGCGGCATGATCCGCTCGACTCCACCTCCGCGGACGTGGAGACGCCGGACTGCCTCACGGGGCTGGAGGACGGCGTGCGCGGCCTCAAGCTGGGCGTGCCGCGCGAGTACTTCGCGGAGGGCATGGACCCGGAGGTCGCGGGCACGCTGCGCGCGTCGCTGGAGGAGCTGGAGAAGCTGGGCGCGACGCTGGTGGACGTGTCGCTGCCGCACACGAAGTACGCGCTGGCGACGTACTACCTGCTGGCCTCCTCCGAAGCGTCCAGCAACCTGGCGCGCTACGACGGCATCCGCTACGGGCAGCGGGCGAAGGACGCGCGCGGGCTCAAGGAGCTGTACACGCAGACGCGAGGGCAGGGCTTCGGCGCGGAGGTGAAGCGCCGCATCATGCTGGGCACCTACGCGCTGTCCGCCGGCTACTACGACGCCTACTACCTGCGCGCGCAGAAGGTCCGCACGCTCATCCGCGAGGACTTCACGAAGGTGTTCCAGCAGGTGGACGCCATCGTGTCGCCCACGTCGCCGGTGCCGGCGTTCAAGCTGGGCGCGAAGGTGGACGACCCGCTGTCCATGTACCTGATGGACGTCTACACGCTGCCGTGCAACCTGGCGGGCCTGCCGGGCCTGTCCGTGCCGTGCGGCTTCACGCAGGCGGGGCTGCCCATCGGCATGCAGCTCTTGGGGCGCCCCTTCGACGAGGCCCGCCTGCTCCGCATCGCCCGCGCCTTCGAGCGCGAGCACGACTTCTTCCGCCGCGCCGCCCCCGTCTAG
- the gatB gene encoding Asp-tRNA(Asn)/Glu-tRNA(Gln) amidotransferase subunit GatB — MPLSDFQTVIGLEVHAQLLTQSKIFCGCSTAFGAEPNHHTCPVCLGMPGVLPVLNQRVVEYAVRTGLALGCTVKSTSVWSRKNYFYPDLPKGYQITQYDQPICEWGELVIDTPSGEKTVRVRRIHLEEDAGKSVHDASASAGQSLVDLNRAGVPLMEIVSEPDLRDADEAVEYLKALRDVLVYLGVNDGNLEEGSFRCDANVSVMPKGSTTYGQRCELKNLNSFRFLKQAIEYEAARQVDVLESGGKVDQETRLWDVNKGVTRSMRSKEDAHDYRYFPEPDLPPLLVSDALRDSQRQSLPELPRAKRTRFMGEYGLPAYDARILTAERPLADFFEACAKHVPDAKKLSNWFLGELSRLLKEEGTPLSALRFTPAQLGELLATVEKGTVSANAAKDVLGEMFRTGRAPADIIAEKGLAQVSDVGAVEAVVDDILAKNAGEVEKYKAGKKSVYGFFVGQVMKAMKGKGNPGLVNELLKKKLGD; from the coding sequence ATGCCCCTGAGCGACTTCCAGACGGTCATCGGCCTCGAGGTCCACGCGCAGCTGCTCACGCAGTCCAAGATTTTCTGCGGCTGCTCCACCGCGTTTGGCGCCGAGCCCAACCACCACACCTGTCCGGTGTGCCTGGGCATGCCCGGCGTGCTGCCGGTGCTCAACCAGCGCGTGGTGGAGTACGCGGTGCGCACGGGCCTGGCGCTCGGGTGCACGGTGAAGTCCACGAGCGTGTGGAGCCGGAAGAACTACTTCTACCCGGACCTGCCCAAGGGCTATCAAATCACCCAGTACGACCAGCCCATCTGCGAGTGGGGCGAGCTGGTCATCGACACGCCCTCGGGTGAGAAGACGGTGCGCGTGCGCCGCATCCACCTGGAGGAGGATGCGGGCAAGAGCGTGCACGACGCCTCCGCGTCCGCGGGCCAGAGCCTGGTGGACCTGAACCGCGCGGGCGTGCCGCTGATGGAGATCGTCAGCGAGCCGGACCTGCGCGACGCGGACGAGGCGGTGGAGTACCTCAAGGCGCTGCGCGACGTGCTGGTGTACCTGGGCGTCAACGACGGCAACCTGGAGGAGGGCAGCTTCCGCTGCGACGCCAACGTGTCGGTGATGCCGAAGGGCTCCACCACGTACGGTCAGCGCTGTGAGCTGAAGAACCTCAACTCGTTCCGCTTCCTCAAGCAGGCCATCGAGTACGAGGCCGCGCGGCAGGTGGACGTCCTCGAGTCCGGCGGCAAGGTGGACCAGGAGACGCGCCTCTGGGACGTGAACAAGGGCGTCACCCGGTCGATGCGCTCCAAGGAGGACGCGCACGACTACCGCTACTTCCCGGAGCCGGACCTTCCGCCGCTCCTCGTGTCGGACGCGCTGCGGGACTCGCAGCGGCAGTCACTGCCAGAGCTGCCGCGAGCGAAGCGCACGCGCTTCATGGGTGAGTACGGCCTGCCGGCCTACGACGCGCGCATCCTCACCGCCGAGCGCCCGTTGGCGGACTTCTTCGAGGCCTGCGCGAAGCACGTCCCGGACGCGAAGAAGCTCTCCAACTGGTTCCTGGGGGAGCTGAGCCGCCTGCTGAAGGAGGAGGGCACGCCCCTCTCCGCGCTGCGCTTCACCCCGGCGCAGCTGGGCGAGCTGCTGGCCACGGTGGAGAAGGGCACGGTGTCCGCGAACGCGGCGAAGGACGTGCTCGGGGAGATGTTCCGCACGGGCCGCGCGCCGGCGGACATCATCGCGGAGAAGGGCCTCGCGCAGGTGAGCGACGTGGGCGCCGTCGAAGCGGTGGTGGACGACATCCTCGCGAAGAACGCGGGCGAGGTGGAGAAGTACAAGGCCGGCAAGAAGAGCGTGTACGGCTTCTTCGTGGGCCAGGTGATGAAGGCCATGAAGGGCAAGGGCAACCCCGGTCTCGTCAACGAGCTGCTCAAGAAGAAGCTCGGGGACTAA